From a region of the Triticum aestivum cultivar Chinese Spring chromosome 7D, IWGSC CS RefSeq v2.1, whole genome shotgun sequence genome:
- the LOC123164663 gene encoding uncharacterized protein gives MASSSSAPRMPAAVCAVLILLLLSVAVPCCEADLLQVIVSGGRRMLAGGSNAAALSRQVETTAASSTWRAAAGRATAAMPYSESKRSSPGGPDPQHH, from the coding sequence ATGGCGTCCAGCTCGAGCGCGCCGAGGATGCCCGCCGCGGTGTGCGCCGTGCTCATCCTGCTGCTGCTGTCCGTCGCCGTCCCGTGCTGCGAGGCCGACCTCCTGCAGGTAATAGTGTCTGGCGGCCGGAGAATGCTGGCCGGTGGGAGCAATGCCGCCGCCTTGTCGCGGCAGGTGGAGACGACTGCCGCCAGTAGCACGTGGCGGGCAGCAGCTGGGAGGGCGACGGCGGCCATGCCGTACTCCGAGTCGAAGAGGTCCAGCCCCGGCGGCCCGGACCCTCAGCACCACTAA
- the LOC123167895 gene encoding protein SEEDLING PLASTID DEVELOPMENT 1: MPPPPPPPVHLRLRVSITPPHPLPLPYSRRFSSATSGPATARHLSLRCGSRRRVPVCAARSEAAGAEGFDEELGRLLELLPGELRRRVEDHPELPALVEVVMDLGRPPLARFPSGDFLLSHRPISFDDLRQATAKVGDFGGDNRAGISRTLHRISAIRNRQGDIVGLTCRVGRAVPGSANLLQDLVKDGGSLLLIGPPGVGKTTVIREIARMLADDYDKRVMIVDTSNEIGGDGDIPHPGIGNARRLQVPNQEMQHKVLIEAVENHMPQAIVIDEIGTKLEAMAASTIAQRGIQLVASAHGLTIENLTMNPSLDMLVGGIQSVTLGDEEASRRRVQKTVLERKGPSTFAYAVEIVSKTELRVHRSLEATVDALLAGRMPNVEIRKLGSTGPVQQEVSVQKDQFRRGPYEIASQFEVASLSNARTSLDSAFNIDSANGHIENSNVSEAGFNLYAYGISEEIALQAIKQLELEDMITLTYNISEADAVIALQSKLKKNSQIQAVLKSEDIPVFFAKTNSLVQITRALRVLVDDHVDGLIDVEDNEEVRSSVETDALEEARLAVEQVVIPKGESVQLLPRPSTIISSQVNLVETFNLKWEVTGKEPNACLRILPQFADREEGTTSEQGASPGLKDSDSSSDGMDYTQSGVTRLPFLPE, translated from the exons atgccgccaccgccaccgccgccggtccacctccgcctccgggtCTCCATCACCCCGccccaccctctccctctcccctactcCCGCCGCTTCTCCTCCGCCACTTCTGGCCCAGCCACCGCTCGCCACCTCTCCCTCCGCTGCGGCAGCCGGCGCCGCGTTCCCGTGTGCGCCGCGCGGAGCGAGGCCGCGGGGGCGGAGGGGTTCGACGAGGAGCTCGGGAGGCTCCTGGAGCTGCTCCCCGGGGAGCTGCGGCGGCGGGTGGAGGACCACCCGGAGCTCCCCGCGCTGGTGGAGGTGGTCATGGACCTCGGCCGCCCCCCGCTCGCGCGCTTCCCCTCCGGCGACTTCCTCCTCTCCCACCGCCCCATCTCCTTCGACGACCTCCGCCAGGCCACTGCCAAG GTTGGGGACTTTGGAGGGGACAATCGCGCCGGGATTAGCCGCACGCTGCACCGGATCAGCGCGATCAGGAACAGGCAGGGAGATATTGTAGGACTGACCTGCCGCGTCGGGAGGGCTGTGCCCGGAAGTGCTAATCTGCTTCAGGATTTGGTGAAGGATGGTGGGTCGTTGCTGCTCATCGGTCCACCAGGGGTGGGGAAGACAACTGTCATAAG AGAAATTGCACGAATGCTAGCAGATGATTACGACAAGCGGGTGATGATTGTTGATACATCCAATGAGATAGGTGGAGATGGTGATATTCCTCACCCAGGAATAGGCAATGCCCGTAGGTTGCAAGTGCCCAACCAAGAAATGCAGCATAAG GTTTTGATAGAAGCTGTGGAAAATCACATGCCTCAGGCAATCGTCATTGATGAAATTGGAACTAAGCTAGAGGCTATGGCTGCTAGCACCATTGCACAGCGGGGGATACAACTTGTTGCCTCTGCTCATGGTTTAACAATAGAGAACCTGACCATGAATCCTTCACTAGATATGCTTGTAGGAGGAATACAG AGCGTCACCCTTGGCGATGAAGAAGCAAGCAGGAGAAGGGTCCAAAAAACGGTCCTAGAGCGCAAGGGCCCATCAACATTCGCATATGCTGTAGAGATCGTGTCGAAAACAGAGTTACGTGTCCATCGTAGTCTGGAAGCTACAGTAGATGCTCTGCTTGCAG GTAGAATGCCTAATGTTGAAATTCGTAAGTTGGGTTCAACCGGCCCGGTGCAGCAGGAAGTTTCTGTGCAGAAGGATCAATTTCGTCGTGGTCCTTATGAAATTGCGTCTCAATTTGAAGTTGCTTCCTTAAGTAATGCAAGAACAAGCCTGGACTCTGCATTTAATATTGATTCTGCCAACGGACATATAGAGAACTCTAATGTGTCTGAGGCAGGCTTCAATCTCTATGCATATGGG ATATCCGAGGAAATTGCCTTGCAAGCGATTAAACAACTGGAGCTGGAGGACATGATTACTTTGACTTATAATATCAGTGAAGCTGATGCAGTGATTGCTTTGCAATCGAAGCTCAAGAAGAATTCTCAGATTCAGGCTGTGTTGAAATCTGAAGATATACCGGTTTTCTTCGCTAAG ACAAACTCCCTGGTGCAAATTACCCGGGCACTTCGCGTCCTTGTCGATGATCACGTGGATGGGTTGATCGATGTTGAAGACAATGAGGAAGTAAGATCATCAGTGGAAACCGATGCTTTGGAG GAAGCAAGATTGGCAGTCGAGCAAGTAGTGATCCCGAAAGGGGAGAGCGTGCAGCTCCTGCCCAGACCGTCAACCATCATCTCCTCCCAAGTGAACCTCGTCGAAACTTTCAACCTCAAGTGGGAAGTCACAGGCAAGGAGCCGAACGCTTGCCTGAGAATCCTCCCGCAATTTGCGGACAGGGAAGAAGGTACCACCTCGGAGCAAGGTGCGTCACCCGGGCTCAAAGATTCAGATAGCAGCTCCGATGGCATGGACTATACGCAGAGTGGTGTCACCAGGCTACCTTTCCTCCCGGAGTAG